One segment of Carya illinoinensis cultivar Pawnee chromosome 1, C.illinoinensisPawnee_v1, whole genome shotgun sequence DNA contains the following:
- the LOC122282243 gene encoding uncharacterized protein LOC122282243, producing MGKVAREGKLGGGRWLRQERRGWRDTVYSMDSLHSMWGNLHLNEEEEDAIVINDNACSEVLRKGDRNLIGKIWTDRQVGKNVVESMLAKIWLRSKPIVLREVGRNTFILIFATYADKYRVEGGRPWFFDGQLFVINTFDGSILVSELKFDRASFWVQFHNLPLLGMNKECGEKLGSTIEEVEEVEVDEDDVGWGRSLRVKIPLDLKKPLARGRTIFLHGIKVWIPVKYEKIPSFCFTCGRIIHENVRCQLEKDSST from the exons ATGGGGAAGGTTGCCAGGGAAGGGAAACTCGGTGGTGGTCGATGGTTGAGGCAAGAGAGAAGAG GTTGGCGTGATACAGTCTATTCTATGGATAGTCTACATTCCATGTGGGGTAATCTCCActtgaatgaagaggaagaggatgCTATTGTCATCAATGATAATGCATGTTCTGAGGTACTACGTAAAGGAGATCGCAATTTGATTGGCAAAATATGGACTGATAGACAGGTGGGAAAGAATGTGGTGGAATCTATGCTTGCAAAGATTTGGCTCCGTAGTAAACCTATAGTGTTGAGGGAGGTTGGTCgtaacacttttattttgatctttGCTACTTATGCTGATAAATACAGGGTTGAAGGTGGAAGGCCATGGTTTTTTGATGGCCAACTGTTTGTTATCAATACTTTCGATGGATCCATACTAGTTTCAGAGTTGAAGTTTGATCGTGCATCCTTTTGGGTGCAGTTCCATAACCTACCGTTGTTGGGGATGAATAAAGAATGTGGAGAAAAGTTGGGTAGTACAATCGAAGAAGTGGAGGAGGTAGAGGTGGATGAAGATGATGTGGGTTGGGGTAGGAGTTTGAGAGTCAAAATTCCGTTAGATTTGAAGAAACCTCTTGCTAGAGGaagaaccattttcttgcatgGAATCAAAGTATGGATTCCTGTAAAGTATGAGAAAATTCCTAGTTTTTGCTTCACGTGTGGCAGAATTATACATGAGAATGTAAGGTGCCAATTAGAAAAAGATTCATCAACATAA